CATTGCCCTGTTGAGGTGTAATTAATTCATTAGAGAGATCTGACTCAAAATGGCGTATAACCAAAGCTTTGTTTAAAATTCTTTGGTCAAACCCTATACCTCTTTTCCCTCCAAACCTGCAGGGTCTGAAACGAAGTGAGCAGAGCACCATGCTGGAGCTCTTCAGACAGCGGCTGCCGACTCCACCATCAGGACCAGACGGAGGCCCATCACTGTCCTTCAGCACACCCACTCCAGAACAAGAGTCCTCCCGTATCCGCAAACTAGAGAAGCTCATCAAAAAGAGGATTCAATAACTCAGTTCATTAATGTGAGCACTTTCGTTAGTGCACACTAATCTCCATTATCAGCATGGCCTAAAAACATGTGACCACTCCAGTTTTATCCTGCTGAAAATGGAGTGTAAATACTACTGCTGTGTCCTCTGTGTGCATTTATGTTCTTTTACGAATCATGGTTTTGAGGCTTTCATGACTTGCTTTACTATAAGGCTTATGATTCAAGTCCTTTCCTGAACCTCAACACATTACTGGCATGAATGAGTCATTTTgccatcaccccccccccccttttttttttttttcttgctccgTTTTACAACACTAATACCCACAGTGTCATTTACTTTGCACATTTTTCTGATTTATGCAATGGACAATGTGGCCTAGAAAAGTAACCTGCTGCTATTCTGGCACTAAGTGTTCTGGCTTGGGATTTCCAACATCAAAATGATTTAAagccaatgtttttttaattgtcccCTCACTATAACAGTAAACGGCTGTGTGGAGCTTGGGCCTGTTGGGTAGCATATTTCAGATACTCCAAAACTGAGGAGCTTGAGATGTCCTGCTGAAATGACAAACCAGTTGTtttggattttaaaatgttttcccaGGTTGGGGCAAAAAGCAAGAAACAGCCACACTGTAGATGTTTTACTCCTGCAGGAGTTGTAAGGAAGAAATATCCACCACTCCTGCTTCCCAGGATAGAGATATTTTCTTTGCGAACAATAACTGAAGTTCATGGGAGATTATCGGAATGCAGAAATATTAGCGTTCATGCTGCGGATCTATAATTTTCATTTGCGTCATCTGCTGTTCACTTGTGTAAAgaagtatttgtttttgttcatcGTTTTGACATAACTTATTTTATAGTCCTTTTTAATAGGTCATTAAATGAACCGTGGAATGGATTTACTGTAATTTGGATCATTTAATCTATTATCGCACTCTCCTTTAGGATGGTTTCTTCTCTGCATATGGCTTTGGACTTGTTAAAAAAGCTCAACCGCAGTGCATATCTAAGCTAGATTTGTGCAATGAATGTATGATTTATGTGTTGGGGTGGCTACTGTGATGTATGTGAGTTTATTGCAATATTGTTTGCAATGATTTCTGCTCTGGTTTATACTGTTGACGGCTTCTAATCAAAACATTCCTGCCTTCTGTGAATATGATGACAGCTTTTTAATATTAACTGCAGATATACATTCTGCTCAGTAAAGATCTGTTGACTATGGGCTTTGACTaacttgtttttgtcattttatatgGATCGGTGAGTGTATGGATAGGATGGATGGCTGAATGACAATTTGATGGTGGATGGACAGAcgaataaacagatggatggatggagaaatgaatagatggatggacatacATAATGaccaacagatagatagatagatagatggatggatggatggatggatggataaatagaagaATGGTGAATATATCAAATGATAAAGGAAGAATATGGGTggatgcaggggcgtagcaaccggggggcacagggggatccgtccccctcacttttagagacagaccatttagaaacaggtgattaataattatatgaccATATGATCTCAGACagccgacccccccccccccccccccccccctttaaaatgtctgctacgcccctgggtggatggatgtatagaagaatgttaaaaaaaaaaacaaaggatgaAGGAAGAACATGTAtgaatatagatggatggacggatgcatAGAAGAATGGTGAATAGAAGAATCGTGAATAAATCAAAAGATGAAGgaagaagatggatggatggatggatagaagaatGGTTAATAAACCAAAGGATGaaggaaggatagatagatagatagatagatagatagatagatagatagatagatagatagatagatagatagatagatagatagatagatagatagatagatagacagaatggtGAATAAATCAAAAGATGAAGGaagaggatggatggatagaagaatGGTAAAAATCAAAGGATGAAAGAAGAACATGTATAAATGAatgttgataaatggatggatagaagaatGGTGAATAAACTAAAAGATGAAGGAGGAACATGAAGGaatgaagatagatagatagatagatagatagatagatagatagatagatagatagatagatagatagatagatagatagatagatagatagatagatagaacacgAACACAGGTTAATTGAAAAAGCGATGGATGGATGTAAGGGTTAACAGAATTgaggtttaattttttttctcgtCATCGATGTGTCCTATTTACCGTGTTCAGGCTTTACGTGCAGTTGGCGGGTGTTTAAAGGGAGGGTCTCCTGACTCTCTTTAATTGTCACTCCAATCAGCAGTGGGAGGCAGTTTTAAAGGCGTCTCCTTCTCGCAGGCGCTTGTAAAACAATGAGCGTCTTTGAGTGCGGACTGCTTTGAATGCAGGCAGGCTGACAAGAGGATAAACTCGCGTCCCCTTCCTTCCCCGGCGATGAGAGGATGATGACCCCCTGACTGAAAGCGTCGGGGAACTTTCCATTCCGCTCACACTTCTTACCAAGCCATTTGAACTTGGCGACAACAAACACATTCGCAGTTTCTCAGATCTGCGTTTCAAAGTCTGGAGTAACGGGAGCGCTGAGCCAGAGCCACGAAACGGATTACCGACCATCGTTCACGGCATCTCACAGCTGGTTTACTTTACACGAGCCGCTCGAATCTCTGGTTAGACCTGGTTTCCCGCGAGATCGACGGGGGAAAGACTATTCTACACGTAATTCGATTTGACTGCATTATTAGGAGAACTTGTGGAGCCTGCCCGCAAGTGTTGAgcaactttaaaagcaatggtgGGAAGACTGAACTTGCGGAATGTGTCTGACGACGATCCGCTGGATATGAACTTCAAAGCTGACCGGCCGCTGGACAGTCCTGACTCCGGTCTGCCCCCCAGTCCGAGCCCGAGCGTCTGGTTACTGCAGGGCGCAGGCGCTGGAACCCCGGTTACTGAGGACGAGAGCAGAGGGACAGCAGCGGTACGAGTACTTTATTCAGCTGACATACAACTTCATAGTAGCTTACAACGAAATACAATGTAGCCTATATGCTATAcagaaagtttatttataaacataaacaatcccagtaacatttaaaactaaatgttGTATTTATACTCTTATTTGttcatcattttatttcagttgtgaTGCTGAGTGAAATAGATAATTATAGGCTATTTATTTACTggatatttaatgaataaatacagatttaaaaatGATAAGGGCAAACCTTATATATTAATCCTATAACATataaaaaaagcacataaataaatagagagaAATAATACTCCGTTTATATTAGctgtttttaaatctgttttaaataacaggtaatcAGCTTTATTCACCGTGTActtttgtaattttatatatctTAAACTGATTTTTTGCATGTAGcctatttatttgtcatttttataatatttaattattatttattttattattatataattattttatatgacTATTTAGGTTAAATAAATGGAGACTTTGTACTTTTTAGTTCAGTTTTATGCACtgattatatacatgtataattaATGCATAAAGTCTAATTCAAACCAAAACATTATAAGAACtaatttatgtgtgtgaatatatatttataattttttgatcattatatatttgtagtttttttttctgtttatttatttttttatttattgttgtgttttatatttgtttatttgtttaattattgtttatttatttatgtttatttatttgggttttatttatttttgtttatttattttttttgtttttttgtttagtttttggtgtttgtttgtttgcattattttatttatacatttttaattaatatagttTGCTTACTAAATCTGTTTCTTCATAAAAATCTATGGTAAATATAAACTCATCATCACTCTAGTCACATACCTTGCTTGACTTAAATCAATATTAAACCAcatgctaattatttattacaggTTCCTAATAATCGGCATTTGCATGCATTGTCCTATGGAGAAGGAATTGAACTTGATTCTCTGCCACTAAAAGAAATAAGGtgaggtatttttttatttatttttattttttaacactgtAACTCCATCTGATGATTTTGGGATTCTGCCCATTTGCTCCAGACAGGTGCAGTTCAGATGCAGCATTAACTTGTTACATGTGTTGTTACAGATACACATCGTCGGTGCGTTATGATTCAGATCGGCACTTCATTCAGGATGTGACCCTGCAGCCCAGGGGTTTGGGTCTGGAGATGTGCAGTCAGACAGTGCTGGCTCTTCCTCAGAGCACCTGGAGACATTATAAGACCCAGCTGGAGTTCGGGCCCCGTCAGAGGGTGCAGCGCTATCAGAGCACCACCATAGTGTATCCCAAACACACCCGGACCTTCTACACTACCCAGCTCAATTATGACGGGCACAAGCTGACCAAGCGCTTCTTCTCTGCGGTAGAGCTGCAGGCTTCTGATTGCAGGGCTGCtttttgaaacacacacacacacaggggcatCTGTGCCTGACATTACACCCATATGTACCAATTATAAACCACCGCCTGCATTCATCTAGTCCCAAGAGGAAAAAAAGGGAAACTCTGACTGAAATTGTTGCCAGTTGGAAAGGGCTTCCAAGACAGACGGTCAGTTTTAGTGAGATTGTTTTAGACTGGAGGGGAGTAAGCAACTGTgtttgcttaaagggatagttcacacacaaaaattcaaatcatcatcatttattcatgttttaaacCAGAGTTTCTTTCTAAAGTTGAACATAAAGAAAGATATTTAGAAGTAtgctggaaagcagcagccattgacattcatagtgtTTTTAGTTTATACTGTTAATGCTAGTGGCTGCGTTTCCCCCCAACATTCTacagaatatcttgttttctgttcaacagaataaagaaattcataaaggtttagaaccaattgagtgtgagtaaatgatcatttttgggtgaactatccctttaagagcagCATTTAGACATTTGAATGGTTTTCTCCATCAGCGCTCAATGATGGTGTGCAACAATGGTTTTTAATCGTATGTAGAAATGTGGTTGATTTTTTTGTGAGATTCAGGTTTCAGAGATCTGATTGTGAACGGTCACTGTTTTGAAGACTTAGATTTGATGTTTCTCTAGCAAGTGTAGTTGGCCATAGAGAAATACTGGATGTACAAACTGATTTGCCCTGCCATAAAATAGATGCCTTTAAGGTTGAGTTACAAAGTTATAGCTTCTATACATATCTTGTTCACATGTATTTAACGGGTTCAGATCTCACTGAGGGAAAAGTTCATATATTAGGTCtttgagaagttttttttttttttaagaaccagGGTATTTTCGGGTGTTTTTGCACAAGGGGTATGTGTCGTATATCTAGGCCGAAGCATTAACTTCATCAGAAACTAACCTGTTCTGCACATTTTACTACTGTAATAACACTTGTGCCGTTATCCATCTTCTGACTTCCACAGCTCTCTTTGGTTTTAGCAAGTTGTTTTCAGTATTTTCACTTATGGATGAAGACATTAGAAGAGAGTCACCATAGAAATGAACTGATGCTGCAGACCGAAGcatctgtagaccagtgtttgaagtaaattataatgtaaataaCAGCACTTCTTCAGTTTAAGAatgtttttattatctatttattttatattctttttttttttttttaaatctgtgcaGTTATTGACTGAGTGAGTGACACAAATGTGCTGGTTTTAAAGTCTGAAGTCTGTTTTAATTCTTTTAACTGAttcttttattgtttatgttgagatGGTTATTgacttaaaatgaaataataaattcatttttttaagttacataTTGTGTTGTAATGTGCatttttctcagtgatgggtGGATTACATGCAAAATTGTAGTCTGGTAAAAGTTACTTTTCAGTCAGTTTTATTTCAGTCTGAATGAGCCGACTggatatatttgtaataataatggcACTGAAGTTGGTGGGACATAGAGTATCAGCAAATCAAATATGTTTGTAGCAGTTGGAAATCTAGAATATTCATTTAAAGTAACATATTTGGATGATTTGCATTACTTTAAGATTACTTTTGGTCTAACTCAATTATTTTAGGTCAAAGGTTGGAAGTCcctgcattatttgtttatttatttcatattgtcAAATTTGCCTTTTTTATCCAAAAGTAGAAGCACAGAAGACATTAACATGGCCATTACTTGTAAATAGTCAAATCTAAACTGTAAAAAAGCTTAGctgtaaaacattttatatatttttttaaattataaaagagACTTGGgaggaatatttttttttttacaatttactgGCACAGTTGTATATAATATccataaaaagtaatcagattataAGAATACAAAAGTCTAGGTAATTTAGtaaatgtaatcagttactttggATTTGAGTTAGGGGTTTTAGCATCATGCTACTAAACAAAATCCTACTACAGCTTGTgatcttttcattttctgttctcGAGTTCCCTCTAGAGGAGCGAGTCAGTATTACAGGAGCGTTTCGGGTTTTATTAATACAAGACTACTTTACTGGTTGTCGTCAGAAACCAAACTCTTCAAAAAACCTTCACGAGCGGCCAGATAGCGCATCCTTCTGTTGGCTTTATAAAGCTCGATCCTCTTTTCCTCTTCCACAGGGTCTGACAGCTCCCCTACCCATCTCAGGCTCTCCTGAGACTGACTCATCATGGATGTTTTTGGCCCTTTCTTCATCCTTCTCCTTGTTTTCATTCTTGCTTTAGACTGTACAGAGAGGCTCTGGTGTTCATCTGCTGTTTTACACTGAAGTGTCATACCTGAGAATGGACATTATCGACCATTATAGATCATTTGTCAATGTAAAATTGAGCTTTTATAAAGATAGCCAAGTGAATACCCACCTTTATCGTTGGAATTTATTGCTGATCCATATAGCTGTGTTTGAACTCGTTGAAGAGTTCGATTGCTGTTTTCATTTGAATTTTGGAAGCCAGTCACTACAAACTTAACAAAACGACGCATTTAATATCTGTAGGTCAAAAGCGACTTATTTTGTTCTCCTCATCAAATGTAAACATACAAAGTGATTTATAAATGCAAGTAAGCATCCACGTTATTAgtttttgtgaaaaataaattgtttaaatattggTGAAATAATGTTTCATCGTCGTTTAGCgaaatatgttaataaaacagCATACTTGATATGTTCTTATAAGTATAATTATAAgtagtttaatttatatatttatttttttctgaataaatttTGTTACAGCGCATATGAttctatgaaaaaaaattaaagtaaaatttaagGTTGTATTGTTTTCTGAAAGAATCCACCTTTTGTTGAAGTTGAAATGTACTTAAGttactatattaatatattttatttttttattcaaatatatg
This genomic interval from Danio aesculapii chromosome 15, fDanAes4.1, whole genome shotgun sequence contains the following:
- the rflnb gene encoding refilin B, which encodes MVGRLNLRNVSDDDPLDMNFKADRPLDSPDSGLPPSPSPSVWLLQGAGAGTPVTEDESRGTAAVPNNRHLHALSYGEGIELDSLPLKEIRYTSSVRYDSDRHFIQDVTLQPRGLGLEMCSQTVLALPQSTWRHYKTQLEFGPRQRVQRYQSTTIVYPKHTRTFYTTQLNYDGHKLTKRFFSAVELQASDCRAAF